From a region of the Helianthus annuus cultivar XRQ/B chromosome 5, HanXRQr2.0-SUNRISE, whole genome shotgun sequence genome:
- the LOC110943044 gene encoding uncharacterized protein LOC110943044 produces MTWEEFKTPFLRHHSPKAVINRIKEEFIQLRHNGESIEKITGIFLDKLRFSDELVQNEEQKIYYYYNMLSAEYREFMTPSKYVHLTEIVNAAREREIELKRQIDRGERRAFDKNPSSVKKQKLNEAPKKGVEKGGIPQCKICGKNHKGECYFKNKPCPTCGKVGHVVANYPGKVSVCYKCYKPGHKKSECPDIVGTKDTADAKPDAQKAKARSFHMTAAEAKTEPDVVSDIFLLSIDDEEYFVDLIPMSMGEFQVVIGMDWLARYHAKVICNRKEIQLMSPSGKHVTIYGEKSCSPIICSFIKACKLVRHGCKAYMAYIHDSTKEAPEIKDVPVEREFEDVFPEDLPRLPQEREVDFGIELVPGAKPVAKAPYRLAPSKLQELLSQLQDHLDKGFI; encoded by the exons atgacttgggaagaattcaaaACTCCGTTCCTTAGACACCATAGCCCGAAAGCTGTAATCAATAGGATCAAAGAAGAGTTTATTCAGCTAAGGCATAACGGTGAGTCGATAGAAAAGATTACGGGAATCTTTCTTGATAAGCTTAGGTTCTCTGACGAGCTGGTTCAAAATGAAGAACAGAAAATCTATTATTACTACAACATGCTGAGTGCAGAGTATAGGGAGTTCATGACTCCTTCCAAATATGTGCATCTTACAGAGATAGTGAATGCCGCACGTGAAAGAGAGATTGAATTGAAAAGGCAGATTGATAGGGGTGAGAGAAGAGCATTTGATAAAAATCCCAGTTCTGTAAAGAAACAAAAACTGAACGAAGCTCCCAAGAAAGGAGTTGAAAAGGGGGGAATACCTCAATGCAAAATTTGTGGAAAGAATCACAAGGGCGAATGCTATTTTAAAAACAAACCATGTCCTACTTGTGGCAAAGTAGGACATGTGGTTGCAAATTACCCAGGAAAGGTGTCAGTGTGCTATAAATGTTATAAACCGGGACACAAAAAGTCTGAATGCCCGGACATAGTCGGAACTAAAGACACTGCTGATGCAAAGCCTGATGCCCAGAAAGCAAAGGCTAGGTCTTTCCACATGACAGCTGCTGAGGCTAAAACTGAACCTGATGTTGTTTCAGATATATTTCTC CtgagcattgacgatgaagaatatttTGTCGACTTAATTCCCATGtcaatgggagaatttcaagtggtaatcgggatggattggttagctCGATATCACGCGAAAGTAATATGCAACCGTAAAGAGATACAACTAATGTCTCCAAGCGGAAAACATGTTACTATTTATGGGGAGAAAAGCTGCAGCCCCATAATCTGTTCTTTCATCAAAGCTTGCAAACTGGTTCGACATGGATGTAAGGCGTATATGGCCTACATACATGATTCGACTAAAGAGGCTCCAGAAATCAAAGACGTACCAGTGGAACGAGAATTCgaagacgtttttccagaagatcTACCGAGGTTACCACAAGAGCGTGAGGTGGATTTTGGTATTGAATTAGTCCCGGGCGCGAAACCGGtagccaaggctccttatcgatTAGCGCCGTCGAAACTACAAGAATTGTTGTCGCAATTACAAGACCATttagacaaaggatttatttGA